From Daucus carota subsp. sativus chromosome 6, DH1 v3.0, whole genome shotgun sequence, the proteins below share one genomic window:
- the LOC108227348 gene encoding beta-glucuronosyltransferase GlcAT14A has protein sequence MKNLGWTSGRGFDIGSLNMEKKWAFPLIITSLVCVFLLVTSFNIGLVSSLHTFNAIFSIFPSRVIANQTRMSFAEEKIKGPPPPPAGPAIPRFAYLISGSQGDLEKLWRTLHTLYHPLNHYVLHLDLESPAEERLELASRVEKEPVFAEVGNVMMITKANMVTYRGPTMVANTLHACAILLKRTKDWDWFINLSASDYPLVTQDDLLSTFIDLRRDLNFIEHTSRLGWKEEKRALPLIIDPGLYKTTKSDIFWVTPRRTLPTSFKLFTGSAWMILSHSYVEYLVWGWDNLPRTLLMYYTNFVSSPEGYFQTVICNVPDYAPTVVNHDMHYIAWDIPPKQHPHILSLNDSSKMIESGAAFARKFKEDDPVLDKIDKELLGRKKGSFTPGGWCSGSPPCSKVGNPKKLKPGPGAQRLRGLVDKLMYSAMSDQKQCH, from the exons ATGAAAAATCTCGGTTGGACCTCGGGAAGAGGTTTTGATATTGGGTCGTTAAACATGGAGAAGAAATGGGCATTTCCTCTAATTATAACTTCACTTGTATGTGTCTTCCTACTTGTAACCTCCTTCAACATAGGTCTAGTTTCTTCTTTACATACATTCAATGCAATCTTCTCAATATTTCCATCGCGGGTTATCGCGAATCAAACTAGAATGTCTTTTGCTGAAGAAAAAATTAAGGGTCCTCCACCGCCTCCTGCTGGTCCAGCAATTCCTCGTTTTGCCTATCTGATTTCTGGTTCACAGGGTGATCTAGAAAAGCTCTGGAGGACTCTTCATACTCTTTACCATCCTTTGAATCATTATGTACTTCATTTGGATCTTGAATCTCCGGCAGAGGAACGGCTGGAGCTGGCTTCCCGAGTGGAAAAGGAACCAGTTTTTGCTGAAGTTGGAAATGTAATGATGATTACAAAAGCTAATATGGTTACCTATAGAGGACCCACCATGGTAGCTAATACTCTTCATGCATGTGCCATACTTCTAAAGAGAACAAAGGATTGGGACTGGTTTATTAACCTCAGCGCTTCTGATTATCCTCTGGTGACTCAAGATG ATCTTCTCTCCACTTTTATTGATTTGAGACGGGATCTGAATTTTATTGAACACACAAGCCGcttgggatggaagga GGAAAAAAGGGCACTGCCATTAATTATAGACCCAGGACTTTACAAAACGACAAAGTCAGACATCTTCTGGGTTACACCTCGGAGAACTTTGCCTACGTCCTTTAAGCTGTTTACAG GTTCTGCTTGGATGATCCTGTCACACTCGTATGTAGAGTACCTTGTATGGGGTTGGGATAATCTTCCAAGAACACTGCTTATGTATTACACCAATTTTGTCTCCTCCCCCGAAGGTTACTTTCAGACCGTGATTTGCAATGTTCCTGATTATGCTCCAACCGTAGTAAACCATGACATGCACTACATTGCTTGGGACATTCCACCAAAGCAACATCCTCATATTTTGTCCCTAAACGATTCAAGTAAAATGATTGAAAGTGGTGCTGCCTTTGCCCGAAAATTTAAGGAGGATGACCCTGTTTTGGACAAAATCGACAAAGAACTACTAGGCCGAAAAAAGGGGAGCTTCACCCCTGGTGGTTGGTGTTCTGGAAGTCCTCCTTGCTCCAAGGTTGGGAATCCGAAAAAGCTCAAACCAGGTCCTGGAGCTCAGAGGCTTCGGGGCCTTGTAGATAAATTAATGTATTCAGCTATGTCAGATCAAAAGCAGTGTCACTAG
- the LOC108227346 gene encoding protein SPA1-RELATED 4 isoform X2, with the protein MRMDGSSEFGWQRSDGSRRLNSSDVSDRNPRLVSASSIRSSGNTSNESEFVVGKKGTECGLSRGGGDGDGGIRALECNDISLRQWLDNPKREVTALECLYIFRQIVEIVNLAHSQGIVVQNVRPSCFVMTSFNRVSFIESASCSDSDEDASNSPVELHASGSQCRNELHQHEIQLGASGSIHNVNRRNASEMISGTSCLHSGSDNVMNLSLDICNADQTEEKKQAFPMKQILNMETNWYTSPEEVAGAPGSSASDIYRLGILLFELYSTYSSAEEKSSTMSSLKHRVLPPQLLLKWPKEASFCLWLLHPEPASRPKMAELLESEFLNEPGDNLKEREMETELREKMEEQDLLLDFLLLLQKKKQETASKLIETVSFISSDIEEVKKLQIGLQKKGVSTSELEDSPLGTLSIVNDDSGCLKPRKRFRPGLPTQCSEEFDDGEDGNQKSEAPTEKQERIMSRSSRLMKNFKKLESAYFLTRRRAIKPSGKPVARQAPISSDGRGSVILNESSGNTLSAKERSTESRQDGWINSFLGGLCKYLSFTKLKVKADLKQGDLLNSSNLVCSLSFDRDGEFFATAGVNKKIKVFEYNTIIDEDRDIHYPVVEMSSRSKLSSICWNGYIKSQIASSNFEGVVQIWDVTRSQVFLAMKEHEKRVWSVDFSLADPTMLASGSDDGSVKLWNINQGASVGTIKTKANVCCVQFSSDSGHSLAFGSADHKIYHYDLRNMKMPLCTLIGHNKTVSYIKFIDSLNLVSASTDNTLKLWDLSMSNSRVLDCPLQSYTGHLNVKVVVYHKAFPMPALSFKFKNTDPLSGEDIDDSTQFISSVCWRGQSSTLVAANSMGNIKLLEMV; encoded by the exons atgagaatggatgGTTCATCTGAGTTTGGCTGGCAGAGGTCTGATGGCTCGAGAAGGTTGAATTCTTCTGATGTCTCTGATAGAAATCCGAGATTGGTTAGTGCTAGCTCTATAAGATCCTCGGGGAATACGTCAAATGAATCTGAATTTGTTGTGGGGAAAAAGGGAACGGAATGTGGTCTATCCAGGGGTGGTGGAGATGGGGATGGAGGAATTCGTGCTTTAGAATGCAATGATATTAGCTTGAGACAATGGTTGGATAACCCGAAGCGAGAAGTAACAGCTCTTGAATGCTTGTACATTTTTAGGCAGATAGTAGAGATTGTCAATTTGGCACATTCTCAGGGAATTGTTGTTCAGAATGTGCGACCCTCCTGCTTTGTTATGACCTCCTTTAACCGCGTTTCTTTTATTGAGTCTGCATCATGTTCCGACTCTGACGAGGACGCATCAAATAGCCCCGTGGAGCTCCATGCTTCGGGTTCACAATGTCGGAACGAGCTACATCAACATGAAATCCAGTTAGGTGCATCAGGTTCCATACACAATGTAAATCGTAGAAATGCATCAGAAATGATATCTGGAACCAGTTGCTTGCACTCAGGTTCAGACAATGTGATGAATCTATCACTAGATATCTGCAATGCTGACCAAACTGAAGAAAAGAAGCAAGCATTTCCTATGAAACAGATCTTGAATATGGAAACAAATTGGTACACAAGTCCAGAAGAAGTTGCTGGTGCTCCTGGTTCTTCCGCTTCTGATATATATCGACTAGGCATTCTTCTTTTTGAG TTGTACTCCACATATAGTTCGGCAGAAGAAAAAAGCTCTACTATGTCTAGTTTGAAACATCGTGTTCTTCCACCTCAATTGCTTTTGAAGTGGCCTAAAGAAGCTTCATTCTGCTTATGGTTGCTGCATCCTGAGCCCGCAAGTAGGCCAAAAATGGC AGAATTGCTGGAAAGTGAGTTTCTTAATGAACCAGGAGACAACTTAAAAGAACGTGAAATGGAAACAGAGCTTCGAGAAAAGATGGAGGAACAGGACTTGTTGTTGGACTTCTTGTTGCTGTTACAAAAAAAGAAACAGGAAACTGCAAGTAAGTTGATTGAGACAGTTTCTTTTATTTCCTCAGATATAGAAGAAGTCAAAAAACTGCAAATTGGCCTCCAAAAAAAAGGAGTGTCTACTTCAGAACTGGAGGATTCCCCCTTGGGTACCCTTTCAATTGTCAATGATGACTCTGGTTGCTTAAAACCAAGAAAAAGATTCAGGCCAGGGTTGCCAACTCAATGTTCAGAAGAATTTGATGACGGGGAAGATGGGAATCAAAAGTCAGAGGCTCCCACTGAAAAGCAAGAAAGAATAATGTCCAGAAGTTCTAGATTAATGAAAAATTTCAAGAAACTAGAGTCAGCTTACTTTTTGACGAGGCGCAGGGCTATCAAACCCTCAGGGAAACCTGTTGCAAGACAAGCCCCTATAAGTAGTGATGGTAGAGGATCTGTTATATTAAATGAGAGTTCTGGCAATACTTTGTCAGCAAAAGAACGGTCCACTGAAAGCAGACAAGATGGATGGATTAACTCATTCCTTGGTGGTCTGTGCAAGTATTTATCTTTTACCAAGTTAAAAGTAAAGGCAGACCTAAAGCAAGGGGATCTTTTGAATTCTTCTAACCTTGTATGTTCTTTAAGCTTTGACCGTGACGGCGAATTTTTCGCAACAGCTGGAGTAAATAAGAAGATCAAAGTATTCGAGTATAATACAATTATAGATGAAGATCGTGATATTCATTACCCTGTTGTTGAAATGTCTAGCAGGTCAAAGCTAAGTAGTATATGTTGGAATGGCTATATCAAAAGCCAGATTGCATCAAGTAATTTTGAAGGTGTGGTGCAG ATATGGGATGTTACAAGAAGCCAAGTGTTTTTGGCGATGAAAGAGCATGAGAAGCGTGTGTGGTCTGTGGACTTTTCACTAGCGGACCCAACAATGTTGGCCAGTGGGAGCGATGATGGTTCAGTTAAGCTCTGGAATATCAATCAG GGAGCAAGTGTAGGTACCATCAAAACTAAAGCCAATGTATGTTGTGTTCAATTCTCCTCGGATTCTGGTCACTCTCTTGCATTTGGTTCTGCAGATCATAAAATCTATCATTATGATCTCCGTAATATGAAAATGCCTTTGTGCACATTAATTGGTCACAACAAAACTGTGAGCTACATCAAGTTTATTGATTCACTCAATCTTGTGTCTGCATCCACGGACAACACGTTGAAGCTTTGGGATTTGTCAATGAGCAATTCTCGCGTCCTTGACTGTCCTCTTCAGTCATATACAGGCCACTTGAATGTGaag GTTGTTGTCTACCACAAAGCTTTCCCAATGCCCGCTTTGTCATTTAAGTTCAAAAACACAGATCCGCTTTCTGGTGAAGATATTGATGACAGTACACAATTTATTTCATCTGTATGTTGGCGTGGTCAGTCCTCCACCCTTGTTGCTGCAAATTCCATGGGAAATATAAAGCTTCTGGAGATGGTTTAG
- the LOC108227346 gene encoding protein SPA1-RELATED 4 isoform X1, translating into MRMDGSSEFGWQRSDGSRRLNSSDVSDRNPRLVSASSIRSSGNTSNESEFVVGKKGTECGLSRGGGDGDGGIRALECNDISLRQWLDNPKREVTALECLYIFRQIVEIVNLAHSQGIVVQNVRPSCFVMTSFNRVSFIESASCSDSDEDASNSPVELHASGSQCRNELHQHEIQLGASGSIHNVNRRNASEMISGTSCLHSGSDNVMNLSLDICNADQTEEKKQAFPMKQILNMETNWYTSPEEVAGAPGSSASDIYRLGILLFELYSTYSSAEEKSSTMSSLKHRVLPPQLLLKWPKEASFCLWLLHPEPASRPKMAELLESEFLNEPGDNLKEREMETELREKMEEQDLLLDFLLLLQKKKQETASKLIETVSFISSDIEEVKKLQIGLQKKGVSTSELEDSPLGTLSIVNDDSGCLKPRKRFRPGLPTQCSEEFDDGEDGNQKSEAPTEKQERIMSRSSRLMKNFKKLESAYFLTRRRAIKPSGKPVARQAPISSDGRGSVILNESSGNTLSAKERSTESRQDGWINSFLGGLCKYLSFTKLKVKADLKQGDLLNSSNLVCSLSFDRDGEFFATAGVNKKIKVFEYNTIIDEDRDIHYPVVEMSSRSKLSSICWNGYIKSQIASSNFEGVVQIWDVTRSQVFLAMKEHEKRVWSVDFSLADPTMLASGSDDGSVKLWNINQGASVGTIKTKANVCCVQFSSDSGHSLAFGSADHKIYHYDLRNMKMPLCTLIGHNKTVSYIKFIDSLNLVSASTDNTLKLWDLSMSNSRVLDCPLQSYTGHLNVKNFVGLSVSDGYIATGSETNEVVVYHKAFPMPALSFKFKNTDPLSGEDIDDSTQFISSVCWRGQSSTLVAANSMGNIKLLEMV; encoded by the exons atgagaatggatgGTTCATCTGAGTTTGGCTGGCAGAGGTCTGATGGCTCGAGAAGGTTGAATTCTTCTGATGTCTCTGATAGAAATCCGAGATTGGTTAGTGCTAGCTCTATAAGATCCTCGGGGAATACGTCAAATGAATCTGAATTTGTTGTGGGGAAAAAGGGAACGGAATGTGGTCTATCCAGGGGTGGTGGAGATGGGGATGGAGGAATTCGTGCTTTAGAATGCAATGATATTAGCTTGAGACAATGGTTGGATAACCCGAAGCGAGAAGTAACAGCTCTTGAATGCTTGTACATTTTTAGGCAGATAGTAGAGATTGTCAATTTGGCACATTCTCAGGGAATTGTTGTTCAGAATGTGCGACCCTCCTGCTTTGTTATGACCTCCTTTAACCGCGTTTCTTTTATTGAGTCTGCATCATGTTCCGACTCTGACGAGGACGCATCAAATAGCCCCGTGGAGCTCCATGCTTCGGGTTCACAATGTCGGAACGAGCTACATCAACATGAAATCCAGTTAGGTGCATCAGGTTCCATACACAATGTAAATCGTAGAAATGCATCAGAAATGATATCTGGAACCAGTTGCTTGCACTCAGGTTCAGACAATGTGATGAATCTATCACTAGATATCTGCAATGCTGACCAAACTGAAGAAAAGAAGCAAGCATTTCCTATGAAACAGATCTTGAATATGGAAACAAATTGGTACACAAGTCCAGAAGAAGTTGCTGGTGCTCCTGGTTCTTCCGCTTCTGATATATATCGACTAGGCATTCTTCTTTTTGAG TTGTACTCCACATATAGTTCGGCAGAAGAAAAAAGCTCTACTATGTCTAGTTTGAAACATCGTGTTCTTCCACCTCAATTGCTTTTGAAGTGGCCTAAAGAAGCTTCATTCTGCTTATGGTTGCTGCATCCTGAGCCCGCAAGTAGGCCAAAAATGGC AGAATTGCTGGAAAGTGAGTTTCTTAATGAACCAGGAGACAACTTAAAAGAACGTGAAATGGAAACAGAGCTTCGAGAAAAGATGGAGGAACAGGACTTGTTGTTGGACTTCTTGTTGCTGTTACAAAAAAAGAAACAGGAAACTGCAAGTAAGTTGATTGAGACAGTTTCTTTTATTTCCTCAGATATAGAAGAAGTCAAAAAACTGCAAATTGGCCTCCAAAAAAAAGGAGTGTCTACTTCAGAACTGGAGGATTCCCCCTTGGGTACCCTTTCAATTGTCAATGATGACTCTGGTTGCTTAAAACCAAGAAAAAGATTCAGGCCAGGGTTGCCAACTCAATGTTCAGAAGAATTTGATGACGGGGAAGATGGGAATCAAAAGTCAGAGGCTCCCACTGAAAAGCAAGAAAGAATAATGTCCAGAAGTTCTAGATTAATGAAAAATTTCAAGAAACTAGAGTCAGCTTACTTTTTGACGAGGCGCAGGGCTATCAAACCCTCAGGGAAACCTGTTGCAAGACAAGCCCCTATAAGTAGTGATGGTAGAGGATCTGTTATATTAAATGAGAGTTCTGGCAATACTTTGTCAGCAAAAGAACGGTCCACTGAAAGCAGACAAGATGGATGGATTAACTCATTCCTTGGTGGTCTGTGCAAGTATTTATCTTTTACCAAGTTAAAAGTAAAGGCAGACCTAAAGCAAGGGGATCTTTTGAATTCTTCTAACCTTGTATGTTCTTTAAGCTTTGACCGTGACGGCGAATTTTTCGCAACAGCTGGAGTAAATAAGAAGATCAAAGTATTCGAGTATAATACAATTATAGATGAAGATCGTGATATTCATTACCCTGTTGTTGAAATGTCTAGCAGGTCAAAGCTAAGTAGTATATGTTGGAATGGCTATATCAAAAGCCAGATTGCATCAAGTAATTTTGAAGGTGTGGTGCAG ATATGGGATGTTACAAGAAGCCAAGTGTTTTTGGCGATGAAAGAGCATGAGAAGCGTGTGTGGTCTGTGGACTTTTCACTAGCGGACCCAACAATGTTGGCCAGTGGGAGCGATGATGGTTCAGTTAAGCTCTGGAATATCAATCAG GGAGCAAGTGTAGGTACCATCAAAACTAAAGCCAATGTATGTTGTGTTCAATTCTCCTCGGATTCTGGTCACTCTCTTGCATTTGGTTCTGCAGATCATAAAATCTATCATTATGATCTCCGTAATATGAAAATGCCTTTGTGCACATTAATTGGTCACAACAAAACTGTGAGCTACATCAAGTTTATTGATTCACTCAATCTTGTGTCTGCATCCACGGACAACACGTTGAAGCTTTGGGATTTGTCAATGAGCAATTCTCGCGTCCTTGACTGTCCTCTTCAGTCATATACAGGCCACTTGAATGTGaag AACTTTGTAGGTTTATCTGTATCTGATGGTTATATTGCTACAGGTTCAGAAACAAATGAG GTTGTTGTCTACCACAAAGCTTTCCCAATGCCCGCTTTGTCATTTAAGTTCAAAAACACAGATCCGCTTTCTGGTGAAGATATTGATGACAGTACACAATTTATTTCATCTGTATGTTGGCGTGGTCAGTCCTCCACCCTTGTTGCTGCAAATTCCATGGGAAATATAAAGCTTCTGGAGATGGTTTAG
- the LOC108226684 gene encoding probable serine/threonine-protein kinase At1g09600, with amino-acid sequence MGNCFKPHANQASEGGSRERLAVHGEGSSRARASYSHINSRGRLSRSSSNRGEESRFRDRFDSNDRRQLLLHSQSNSSMPIHADDFDDIRNRMEFVFRAQHPGLRGIARGRQGEQVAAGWPAWLSEAACEAIQGWIPRKEDSFERLDKIGQGTYSNVYRARDLEEGKIVALKKVKFDSCDSASIRFMAREIHILRRLQHPNIIKLEGVVVSEMSCTVYLVFEYMEHDLARLLSRPGLTFTEPQIKCYMKQMLRGLDYCHRHGILHRDIKSSNLLAGSDGILKIADFGLANFYNQRQVEPMTNRVVTLWYRPPELLLGATRYGTAIDLWSTGCVLAEFYAGEPIMTGRTEVEQLQEIFKLCGSPSEEFWRNCKLPHATRSRPQQPYKKCIAERFKDFPAPAIDLIETLLSIDPDDRPSAAQVLNSEVISSLSS; translated from the exons ATGGGCAATTGCTTCAAACCACATGCTAATCAAGCCAGTGAGGGAGGTTCAAGGGAGAGGTTGGCAGTGCATGGCGAAGGATCTTCGAGAGCGAGAGCGAGTTACAGTCATATAAATTCAAGGGGAAGACTATCAAGGAGTTCCTCAAACAGAGGGGAAGAAAGCAGATTCAGAGACCGGTTTGATAGTAACGATAGGAGACAATTGTTACTTCATAGTCAATCAAACAGTTCTATGCCAATTCATGCTgatgattttgatgatataaGGAACAGGATGGAATTTGTTTTCCGCGCACAACATCCTGGCTTAAGAGGGATTGCAAGAGGTAGACAAGGTGAGCAAGTTGCTGCGGGGTGGCCTGCATGGTTATCTGAAGCGGCTTGTGAAGCTATCCAGGGATGGATACCAAGAAAAGAGGATTCTTTCGAAAGACTGGATAAA ATTGGCCAAGGTACTTACAGTAATGTGTATCGAGCCCGTGATTTGGAAGAAGGGAAAATTGTTGCATTAAAAAAGGTCAAATTCGACAGTTGCGACTCTGCAAGCATTCGGTTTATGGCTAGAGAGATCCACATCCTACGGAGACTTCAGCATCCAAACATCATAAAACTGGAAGGTGTGGTTGTATCCGAGATGTCATGTACTGTGTACCTCGTTTTCGAGTACATGGAACATGATCTCGCAAGACTTCTTTCTCGGCCTGGTCTGACGTTTACTGAACCACAG ATTAAATGCTACATGAAGCAAATGCTGCGCGGCCTCGACTATTGCCACCGTCACGGTATTTTACATCGGGATATCAAAAGTTCGAACCTTTTAGCCGGGAGCGATGGCATTCTCAAGATAGCAGATTTTGGCCTGGCGAATTTTTACAATCAGCGCCAAGTTGAACCTATGACGAATCGTGTTGTGACGCTTTGGTACCGACCACCCGAGCTATTACTTGGTGCAACTCGTTATGGCACTGCAATAGATTTATGGAGTACTGGCTGCGTGCTTGCTGAGTTCTATGCTGGGGAGCCTATTATGACAGGAAGAACAGAG GTGGAACAATTGCAAGAGATTTTCAAGCTTTGTGGCTCACCTTCAGAAGAATTTTGGAGAAACTGCAAATTACCTCATGCAACCCGTTCCAGACCTCAACAAccttataaaaaatgtattgcAGAAAGATTTAAAGACTTTCCTGCACCAGCAATAGATCTTATAGAGACCCTGCTTTCAATAGATCCTGATGATCGGCCGTCAGCAGCTCAAGTTTTAAACAGTGAGGTAATAAGTAGTTTGTCAAGTTAG
- the LOC108224670 gene encoding uncharacterized protein LOC108224670, which translates to MGSYTFFLVCILHSVVAITCGILMMFYTNEVFVFSHGRETAVKLMGSTPHDQLLIQTSDSFSGLLLFAIGFLLFMVAFVKDRNFQGAFARGCVFLHVATAVWRISFDRKLLEDLGGDWVRLVVGDMALALSWVFFLLYTWREKYD; encoded by the coding sequence ATGGGATCATATACCTTTTTCCTTGTTTGTATACTCCATTCTGTGGTTGCCATAACTTGTGGAATTCTCATGATGTTCTATACTAATGAGGTGTTTGTGTTTAGTCATGGAAGAGAAACTGCTGTTAAGTTGATGGGGTCAACACCTCATGATCAGCTGCTGATTCAAACGTCTGATTCGTTTTCGGGCTTGCTTTTGTTTGCGATTGGATTTCTTTTGTTCATGGTGGCATTTGTTAAAGATAGGAATTTTCAGGGTGCTTTTGCAAGAGGGTGTGTGTTTTTACATGTTGCTACGGCTGTTTGGAGAATTTCGTTTGATAGGAAGCTTCTTGAGGATCTTGGTGGGGATTGGGTGAGGCTGGTGGTTGGGGACATGGCCTTGGCGCTTTCGTGGGTGTTTTTTCTTCTTTACACTTGGAGAGAAAAGTATGATTAG
- the LOC108227122 gene encoding probable ubiquitin-conjugating enzyme E2 26, which produces MDSASTAISVPGKTKKRAFSEASSVDLDVVEISPPPVNRSAKSKDLKMKGVQNQEIIDVDMDENYGNIYPEGKTGNKYKGKRAARINTVGAHSTSNSGSVYGDLYSVKSSAPGSQNIVNLDDFESDLSYLDDNHPGVEAPVSWFPGPTQHRSTLAFAENSNESMLRIKPSDKEFLPILESSHSLWSVDPQRRKSTTSSSFMETLVHGVSQPHKKGPSSLWSAAENGQTNGWPFHNEAIFGDASIQGPHNPPDFTGQYYTATYGGTYFHSNTNKTVGDEGFASGPHMHTSNEAYSINANGFNLNSSVFPENSLKAGYEPYVQSFTIQNSTSALESPFGSSFRSHKIAADLGTRSGSSSKRKESATPKQVDEDNILKKFREFKKFDIVEDPSDNHYVNKKTPVKQPSSWSKKIQQEWKILEKDLPDTIFVRAYESRMDLLRAVIVGAEGTPYHDGLFFFDVFFPHNYPNVPPHVYYNSRGLRLNPNLYANGKVCLSLLNTWRGGQKERWIPKSSTMLQVLVSIQGLILNAKPYFNEPGWEHQSGTPGGEVKSQHYNETTFILSLKTMVFTLRKQPKYFEDFILGHFFKHARKILVSCKAYLEGAQVGCLVSGVQDVDEGDKSCSSDFRSSLRQYIYQVVDAFTRIGVKDCADLIPPAKSGNRKT; this is translated from the exons ATGGACTCGGCATCGACAGCAATTTCCGTGCCAGGGAAGACCAA AAAAAGAGCGTTTTCGGAAGCAAGTTCGGTGGACCTGGATGTAGTCGAAATATCTCCGCCGCCGGTTAATAGGAGTGCAAAGTCGAAAGATCTTAAAATGAAGGGg GTTCAAAATCAGGAAATAATTGATGTTGATATGGATGAAAATTATGGCAATATATATCCTGAAGGGAAAACTGGTAACAAATACAAAGGAAAG AGAGCTGCAAGGATAAATACTGTGGGGGCTCATAGTACATCAAACAGCGGATCAGTGTATGGCGATTTGTATTCAGTAAAGAGCTCTGCTCCAGGATCACAGAATATTGTTAATTTAGATGATTTTGAGTCAGATCTATCTTATCTCGATGATAATCATCCGG GTGTCGAGGCTCCCGTTTCTTGGTTCCCTGGCCCTACCCAACATAGAAGTACTCTTGCATTTGCAGAGAATTCCAACGAATCAATGTTAAGAATAAAACCCAGCGATAAGGAGTTCCTGCCAATTTTGGAATCATCACATTCCTTGTGGTCTGTAGATCCCCAGCGAAGAAAATCCACTACAAGTAGTTCATTTATGGAAACCCTAGTTCATGGCGTCAGTCAGCCCCACAAGAAAGGTCCATCTTCACTGTGGTCTGCTGCTGAGAATGGTCAAACGAATGGCTGGCCCTTTCATAATGAAGCGATTTTTGGCGATGCAAGTATTCAGGGTCCACACAACCCTCCGGATTTCACAGGGCAGTACTACACGGCAACCTATGGCGGTACTTACTTTCATAGCAATACTAATAAGACAGTTGGTGATGAAGGTTTTGCATCAGGTCCTCATATGCACACTTCTAATGAAGCATACTCCATTAATGCAAACGGGTTTAATCTTAACAGCAGTGTGTTCCCAGAGAATTCCTTGAAAGCAGGATATGAACCATATGTGCAGAGCTTTACAATCCAAAACAGTACCTCCGCTTTAGAATCTCCATTTGGTTCATCTTTCAGAAGCCATAAAATTGCTGCAGATTTAGGGACTCGATCCGGGTCATCCTCCAAAAGGAAAGAGAGTGCTACACCGAAGCAGGTCGATGAAGAtaatattctcaagaagttccgagaatttaaaaaatttgacattGTCGAAGACCCTTCTGATAATCATTATGTAAATAAGAAAACTCCAGTGAAGCAG CCATCAAGTTGGTCAAAGAAAATACAGCAGGAATGGAAGATTCTAGAGAAGGATTTACCAg ATACCATATTCGTCAGGGCCTATGAATCCAGAATGGATTTGTTGAGAGCAGTAATTGTCGGAGCAGAGGGGACTCCTTATCATGATGGCCTCTTCTTCTTTGATGTGTTCTTCCCTCACAATTATCCTAATGTGCCACCG CATGTTTACTACAATTCACGTGGTCTTAGACTCAATCCAAATTTGTACGCTAATGGGAAAGTATGCCTGAGTCTTCTCAACACTTGGAGGGGTGGCCAGAAAGAGAGGTGGATCCCTAAGTCATCAACTATGCTCCAAGTTCTGGTTTCCATACAAGGTCTAATATTGAATGCGAAACCCTACTTTAATGAACCTGGGTGGGAACATCAAAGCGGCACACCAGGCGGGGAAGTGAAGTCGCAGCATTATAATGAGACAACTTTTATCTTATCTCTGAAAACTATGGTGTTTACTTTGCGGAAGCAACCAAAG TATTTTGAGGATTTCATTTTGGGGCACTTCTTCAAGCATGCTCGAAAGATTTTGGTGTCTTGTAAAGCATACTTGGAAGGAGCTCAGGTTGGGTGTCTTGTCAGTGGTGTTCAGGATGTTGACGAAGGTGACAAGAGTTGCTCCAGTGACTTTAGGTCAAGTTTGAGGCAGTACATTTATCAGGTTGTAGATGCATTTACTCGAATTGGTGTGAAGGACTGCGCAGATCTTATCCCTCCTGCAAAGTCGGGAAACAGGAAGACATAA